A region of the Polaribacter sp. L3A8 genome:
TGGTTTGTAAATAACAATTACTTGAATTAGAATTGCAAGAAAAATCAATATATAAATTTCTATTTTTGTAAAAAGCTCTACCGAATCAATGGCTTTTTCACTTAAAAACATTTGTCTTTTACCTTCATCTAACTGAATTTTTGACAAATCATTAAGATTTAGTTTTACTGATGAAATATGATTGATTAAAGGTGTTTTATCAGTAAATTTAGACTGGATGAAATTGGTTTCTGAGCTTTTTAATATTTCTAAATTATTTTTATAATCACTAAATATTTTTTTCTCTTGTAGTGTTAGATTTGTTTGTTCAAACAGCTTAACAAAATCTTGAATATCTTGGCTAACTTTTTTATTTCTGTTTGAAAAAAATACGGAATCTGAAGCAACAACAGCCAACTCTTTTTCTTGTACAGAGTTAGACATTTTAAAGATTAAATCTTTTGCAATAAGTCTATCTTTATAAATTGCAACAACAGAATCTTTAACTCTAGAAAAATTGTTTCTATCAATAAGATTTGTTGCAATAATTAATATAAAAACCATTAAAATACCAAGAACCCATTTTACTTTGTTGTAGAATACCATAGTTTATTGTAAAAATTAATACCTATCAAATTTAAATAAAATGTAAACTATTAACAAAAAAAAGTCATAACTGCTTATAATTCTACAATAGAAGAAACTAATTTACTGAATAGAAAACCAAAGAGTTTGTTAATAATTTAACTTTAAATATTCTCTTTTTAACTACACCTGTTAATTTATGTTTTTAAGAGAAGAGTGCTTTTAAAATTGATTTTTTTTTATTAA
Encoded here:
- a CDS encoding MCP four helix bundle domain-containing protein; translated protein: MVFYNKVKWVLGILMVFILIIATNLIDRNNFSRVKDSVVAIYKDRLIAKDLIFKMSNSVQEKELAVVASDSVFFSNRNKKVSQDIQDFVKLFEQTNLTLQEKKIFSDYKNNLEILKSSETNFIQSKFTDKTPLINHISSVKLNLNDLSKIQLDEGKRQMFLSEKAIDSVELFTKIEIYILIFLAILIQVIVIYKPKEN